A single window of Mycobacterium sp. ITM-2016-00318 DNA harbors:
- a CDS encoding adenylate/guanylate cyclase domain-containing protein: MDRIFQWLWDRYGTRYSWALGALMYPIALVTYLVWSMTIVAFERSSHYGEAALFTAFAVAARTYMLFLSGRKGVHAVEQWAVGSEVDPREVLTATYIYSRRTVVQGVAADTLWTALFMVGVGAIAGATGSRLFQYAILGVALGVGTMLISMHGFMEGVFRPAREAIAGDTGIGDSLPRSRPTFANWTNLSVTAAVFCAYLPVALLAAVFDVAGRGPAFAVAIACVLTFGLALPLGVGASFSPALRPIRDLAAGTERVAAGNYGQRVPVVQDDDLGVLSASFNRMQAGLAERQRLQAAFGTYVDPVLASRLLEQGDDVFTGERREVTVMFVDIRDFTPFAESNSAEDTVARLNALFDVVVPTVVDAGGHVNKFLGDGALAVFGAPNELAHHADAAVRAAVLIQRLVAERFAGELRIGIGINTGVVIAGTIGGGSKLEFTLIGDTVNVAARVEQLTKTTGDTILLTQQTVDALASAPDDLVDRGSHALKGKSDAAQIYCIESAVSRPR, from the coding sequence ATGGACCGCATCTTTCAGTGGTTGTGGGACCGGTACGGAACGAGGTACTCGTGGGCGCTAGGTGCCCTGATGTATCCCATCGCGCTGGTGACGTATCTGGTCTGGTCGATGACCATCGTTGCTTTCGAGAGGTCCAGCCACTACGGCGAAGCGGCCCTCTTCACTGCGTTTGCAGTGGCGGCGCGCACGTACATGCTCTTTCTCTCCGGCCGGAAAGGAGTGCACGCTGTTGAGCAGTGGGCCGTGGGCTCGGAGGTCGACCCGCGGGAAGTGCTGACCGCCACGTACATCTATTCTCGCCGGACGGTCGTCCAGGGAGTCGCGGCCGATACGTTGTGGACGGCGCTGTTCATGGTCGGAGTTGGTGCGATCGCCGGAGCTACCGGGTCGCGGCTTTTCCAGTACGCGATCCTGGGTGTCGCTCTCGGAGTGGGCACGATGCTGATCTCCATGCACGGCTTTATGGAAGGCGTGTTTCGGCCCGCCCGTGAGGCCATCGCCGGTGACACGGGAATCGGTGACTCCCTGCCCCGTTCGCGCCCGACTTTCGCCAATTGGACGAACCTGTCCGTGACAGCGGCTGTCTTCTGTGCCTATCTCCCTGTCGCGCTGCTGGCAGCGGTCTTCGACGTCGCCGGGCGAGGGCCGGCATTCGCCGTGGCGATCGCGTGCGTGCTGACCTTTGGCTTGGCGCTACCGCTCGGGGTCGGTGCCTCGTTTTCGCCGGCGCTGCGGCCTATTCGCGATCTTGCCGCGGGAACTGAGCGTGTTGCGGCCGGGAACTACGGGCAACGGGTGCCGGTGGTTCAGGACGACGATTTAGGCGTGTTGTCGGCGTCGTTCAATCGTATGCAGGCGGGTTTGGCTGAGCGGCAACGGCTTCAGGCGGCGTTCGGCACGTATGTCGATCCGGTGCTTGCGTCGCGGCTGCTGGAGCAGGGTGATGATGTGTTCACCGGCGAGCGCCGTGAGGTGACGGTGATGTTCGTCGATATCCGTGACTTCACGCCGTTCGCGGAGTCGAACTCGGCTGAGGACACGGTGGCTCGGCTCAACGCGTTGTTCGACGTTGTGGTGCCCACCGTCGTGGACGCGGGTGGCCATGTGAACAAGTTCCTCGGCGACGGTGCACTTGCGGTGTTCGGCGCGCCCAACGAACTCGCGCACCATGCCGACGCCGCGGTGAGGGCCGCCGTACTGATTCAGCGCCTCGTGGCCGAGCGCTTCGCGGGCGAGCTTCGGATCGGTATCGGCATCAACACCGGAGTGGTGATCGCAGGCACCATCGGCGGGGGGAGCAAGCTCGAATTCACCTTGATCGGTGACACCGTCAACGTCGCGGCTCGCGTCGAACAACTCACCAAGACCACCGGCGACACCATCCTGCTCACGCAACAGACAGTCGACGCGCTGGCTTCCGCGCCAGACGACCTCGTCGACCGCGGGTCGCATGCGCTCAAGGGCAAGTCGGACGCCGCGCAGATCTACTGCATCGAATCCGCTGTCTCGCGACCGCGCTGA
- a CDS encoding aromatic ring-hydroxylating dioxygenase subunit alpha, giving the protein MTTFEAAPSLPESLISTLAGHYYTHPEVFSLEQEKIFETMWFCVVRSSDLDKAGAFKTVQVGRESVLVTRSRKGDANAFFNVCRHRGAQLCTEESGEVRRAFQCPYHAWTYDLDGKLVAAPNLTKMPDIDRVEYGLRRIAVTEWLGYVWVCLADEPPPFEATVMQEIADRLGDIDFIEHYGIADLSVGHRIVYDVKANWKLIVENFMECYHCATIHPELTDVLPEFADGYAAQFYIGHGASFGDDVEGFTIDGSEGLDHIPGVTSDQDRRYYAITVRPQMFVNLVPDHVIVHRMFPMAADHTIVECDWLYLPEVVESGRDVSRSVELFHRVNTQDFEAAERCQPAMSSRVYRNGGVLVPSEHHIGAFHDWLRDMLTV; this is encoded by the coding sequence ATGACCACGTTTGAAGCGGCCCCCAGCCTCCCCGAGAGCCTGATCTCCACCCTCGCGGGCCACTACTACACCCATCCCGAGGTCTTCTCGCTCGAGCAGGAGAAGATCTTCGAGACGATGTGGTTCTGCGTCGTGCGGTCTTCGGATCTGGACAAGGCGGGCGCCTTCAAAACCGTGCAGGTCGGCCGTGAGAGCGTGCTGGTCACCAGATCGCGCAAGGGTGACGCCAACGCCTTCTTCAACGTCTGCCGCCACCGCGGCGCCCAACTGTGCACCGAAGAGAGTGGCGAGGTCAGGCGCGCGTTCCAATGCCCTTATCACGCATGGACATACGACCTTGACGGCAAGCTCGTCGCCGCCCCGAACCTGACCAAGATGCCCGACATCGACCGCGTCGAGTACGGACTGCGAAGGATCGCGGTCACGGAATGGCTCGGTTACGTATGGGTGTGCCTGGCCGACGAACCGCCGCCGTTCGAAGCCACGGTGATGCAGGAGATCGCCGACCGGCTTGGTGACATCGATTTCATCGAGCACTACGGCATCGCCGATCTGAGCGTGGGACATCGAATCGTCTACGACGTCAAGGCCAACTGGAAGCTCATCGTCGAGAACTTCATGGAGTGCTACCACTGCGCCACGATCCACCCCGAATTGACTGACGTACTCCCAGAATTCGCCGATGGCTATGCCGCCCAGTTCTACATCGGCCACGGCGCCTCATTCGGTGACGATGTCGAGGGCTTCACCATCGACGGATCCGAGGGGCTGGACCACATCCCCGGCGTCACCTCCGATCAGGACCGTCGCTACTACGCGATCACCGTGCGCCCGCAGATGTTCGTCAACCTGGTGCCCGATCACGTCATCGTGCATCGGATGTTTCCTATGGCCGCCGATCACACGATCGTGGAGTGCGATTGGTTGTACCTGCCGGAGGTGGTCGAGTCCGGCCGCGACGTGAGCCGGTCGGTCGAGCTGTTCCATCGGGTGAACACCCAGGACTTCGAGGCTGCTGAAAGATGTCAGCCCGCGATGAGCTCGCGCGTGTATCGCAACGGTGGCGTGCTGGTGCCGAGCGAGCACCACATCGGCGCCTTCCACGACTGGCTGCGCGACATGCTCACGGTGTAG
- a CDS encoding TIGR03885 family FMN-dependent LLM class oxidoreductase → MTVIGFHCSHEQINPAQLLRDVQRAEAAGFTAGMSSDHFSPWSARQGESGFAWAFLGAALATTELPFGVVNAPGQRYHPAIIAQAIATLTQMFPGRFWAALGSGEASNERVNGDVWPRKEVRDQRLVECVDVIRRLLNGEEVSHEGLIHVNRARLWTLPATAPDLVGPAVTPQTAARHAAWADGLVTVNQSRETLRKVLGAYRDAGGRGPARLQIHVSWAPTDEEAIAIAHDQWRSNVFAPPACWDVESIEAFDVISENVSPDQVKQSVRVSSDLNQHIAWLHEDVEQGWDELYIHFVGQHQTEFIDAFGEHVLPQLSPTAPRAVTA, encoded by the coding sequence ATGACTGTCATCGGCTTCCACTGTTCGCACGAGCAGATCAATCCCGCCCAGCTCCTCCGGGACGTCCAGCGAGCGGAAGCGGCCGGGTTCACCGCCGGAATGTCGTCGGACCACTTCAGCCCATGGAGTGCACGGCAGGGGGAATCCGGCTTCGCATGGGCCTTCCTCGGTGCCGCGCTGGCAACCACCGAACTGCCTTTCGGCGTCGTCAATGCGCCCGGCCAGCGATATCACCCCGCGATCATCGCCCAGGCCATCGCCACGCTCACGCAGATGTTTCCCGGTCGCTTCTGGGCCGCCCTCGGATCGGGCGAGGCCTCCAACGAACGCGTCAACGGCGACGTCTGGCCGCGCAAGGAGGTGCGGGATCAGCGACTCGTCGAGTGCGTCGACGTCATTCGGCGCCTGCTCAACGGCGAAGAGGTCAGTCACGAAGGCCTCATCCACGTCAACCGCGCGCGGCTGTGGACGTTGCCCGCGACGGCACCCGATCTCGTCGGTCCCGCCGTCACCCCGCAGACCGCCGCCCGCCACGCCGCCTGGGCCGACGGCCTGGTCACCGTGAACCAGTCGAGAGAGACGTTGCGGAAGGTCCTCGGCGCTTACCGCGACGCCGGCGGGCGCGGTCCGGCCCGCCTTCAAATACATGTCAGCTGGGCCCCCACCGATGAAGAGGCCATCGCCATCGCCCACGACCAGTGGCGCAGCAACGTTTTCGCCCCACCCGCATGCTGGGATGTCGAGTCGATCGAGGCATTCGACGTCATCAGCGAAAACGTGTCGCCCGACCAGGTCAAGCAATCCGTTCGAGTGTCGAGCGATCTCAACCAGCACATCGCCTGGCTTCACGAGGACGTCGAACAGGGATGGGACGAGCTCTACATCCATTTCGTCGGCCAGCACCAAACCGAGTTCATCGACGCTTTCGGTGAGCATGTGCTGCCGCAACTGTCGCCCACCGCGCCGCGGGCGGTCACCGCATGA
- a CDS encoding NAD(P)/FAD-dependent oxidoreductase produces MKHVAVIGASLAGLSAARALRTQGFSGRVTVVGDETRRPYDRPPLSKQFLAGDMTEADLALEDDDDLQVEWLLGSAATKLDTTCGAVKLADGTHLPADGFVIATGSRARRWPGCETMAGVHVIRTIDDAIALRGDLRPGAQLVVIGAGFIGAEVASTARRIGMDVTVVEAAPTPLQVQLGSRLGAVVAQAHASNGTRLICGVSVAGLTGENRALRSSSCADRVTGVDLADGRHLPADVVVVGIGGVPNIEWLHGSGIELGNGVVCGSNGQTNVPNVVAVGDCAAWRDAPTGVPHRVEHWTGALERPAIAVATLLAGGIDQGAAVKAPYFWSDQYDSRIQFAGIAHPDDEITIEEGSCEDGCFVATYRRDGRLVAVLGVDQPRMFTRWRRQLATAPAAA; encoded by the coding sequence GTGAAGCACGTCGCCGTCATCGGGGCGTCGCTCGCTGGTCTCTCTGCCGCACGGGCGCTGCGGACGCAGGGCTTCTCGGGTCGCGTGACCGTCGTCGGCGATGAGACCCGACGGCCGTATGACCGCCCGCCGCTGTCGAAACAGTTTCTCGCCGGCGACATGACCGAGGCGGATTTGGCGCTCGAGGACGACGACGATCTGCAGGTCGAGTGGCTGCTCGGCTCGGCCGCCACGAAACTTGACACTACCTGCGGCGCAGTGAAACTCGCCGACGGAACCCACTTGCCCGCCGACGGCTTCGTGATCGCCACCGGCTCCCGCGCCCGCCGTTGGCCCGGTTGTGAAACGATGGCGGGCGTCCACGTCATCCGCACCATCGACGATGCGATCGCACTGCGGGGCGACCTGCGGCCCGGTGCCCAGCTGGTGGTCATCGGCGCAGGCTTCATCGGCGCCGAGGTCGCATCGACCGCCCGGAGAATCGGGATGGACGTCACCGTCGTCGAGGCGGCGCCGACACCGCTTCAGGTCCAGCTCGGTTCGCGCCTCGGCGCCGTCGTTGCCCAGGCGCACGCGTCGAACGGAACAAGGCTCATCTGTGGAGTCAGCGTCGCCGGGCTGACCGGTGAGAATCGCGCACTTCGCAGTTCGAGCTGCGCCGACCGGGTCACCGGGGTCGACCTCGCCGACGGCCGCCACCTGCCTGCTGATGTCGTCGTCGTCGGTATCGGAGGCGTTCCGAACATCGAGTGGCTGCACGGCAGCGGGATCGAACTCGGTAACGGCGTTGTGTGCGGGTCCAACGGTCAGACCAACGTTCCCAATGTCGTCGCGGTCGGCGACTGCGCCGCATGGCGCGATGCGCCTACCGGCGTCCCGCATCGCGTGGAGCACTGGACGGGCGCGCTGGAGCGTCCGGCGATCGCCGTCGCCACACTGCTTGCAGGCGGCATTGATCAGGGTGCAGCAGTCAAAGCGCCGTACTTCTGGTCAGACCAGTACGACTCGCGCATTCAGTTCGCCGGCATCGCACATCCCGACGACGAAATCACCATCGAGGAGGGCAGCTGTGAGGACGGCTGCTTCGTTGCGACCTACCGGCGCGACGGCCGGTTGGTCGCCGTGCTCGGTGTCGATCAGCCGCGCATGTTCACCCGATGGCGCCGTCAGCTCGCGACAGCGCCTGCCGCCGCTTGA
- a CDS encoding adenylate/guanylate cyclase domain-containing protein encodes MERIWQWAWDRCGPRYSWAFLAISLVVLLPTYLLSSCFVVAVEGSTRYLEAGAITLVATVVLVHVMILPGVGSGRVVERWAAGEAVDDATALDATYTWVRGVVARSVIAGFVGAGLLAAVVGVTAGGTGWRMIQYAILGAAVGTAVALIGVHSFAEAALRSSRAAIAGDTAIGDSLPRSRPSFAAWTNVSMLAAMFAFAVGGAMLAAIIDRVRDAPVLAGVIACALTVFFAVPTTIGAVFAPSLRPIRDLAQGTKRVAAGDYSQRLPVVQDDDLGALAASFNRMQAGLAERQRLQGAFGTYVDPALASRLLEQGDDVFTGERREVTVMFVDIRDFTPFAESNSAEDAVARLNALFDIVVPAVVDEGGHVNKFLGDGALAVFGAPNELADHADAAVRAALVIQRLVAERFAGELRIGIGINTGFVIAGTIGGGSKLEFTLIGDTVNVAARVEQLTKTTGDTILLTQQTVDALAARPAGLVDRGAHALKGKAAAAQIFGLDDAAIRADDR; translated from the coding sequence ATGGAACGTATCTGGCAGTGGGCGTGGGACCGGTGCGGGCCAAGGTACTCGTGGGCGTTCTTGGCGATCAGCCTCGTTGTGCTGCTGCCGACCTACCTCTTGTCCTCGTGTTTCGTTGTCGCTGTGGAGGGCTCCACCCGCTACCTGGAGGCTGGGGCTATCACCCTCGTCGCCACGGTGGTTCTGGTTCACGTGATGATCCTTCCCGGCGTGGGAAGCGGTCGGGTCGTGGAGAGATGGGCCGCAGGCGAAGCGGTCGATGATGCAACGGCACTGGACGCCACCTACACGTGGGTGCGGGGGGTGGTTGCCCGCTCGGTGATCGCCGGCTTCGTCGGAGCAGGCCTGCTTGCAGCCGTAGTGGGTGTGACCGCGGGCGGGACCGGCTGGCGGATGATCCAGTACGCGATACTGGGCGCTGCCGTCGGAACGGCCGTGGCTCTGATCGGTGTGCACAGCTTCGCGGAAGCGGCGTTGCGGTCATCAAGGGCCGCCATCGCGGGTGACACGGCGATCGGCGATTCTCTGCCGCGCTCCCGACCGTCTTTCGCCGCGTGGACGAACGTATCCATGCTTGCGGCGATGTTCGCATTCGCTGTTGGCGGCGCGATGCTTGCGGCAATCATCGATCGGGTACGGGACGCTCCCGTGCTCGCAGGCGTCATTGCTTGCGCGCTGACCGTTTTCTTCGCGGTACCGACGACGATCGGCGCGGTGTTCGCCCCTTCACTACGGCCTATTCGCGATCTCGCGCAAGGAACCAAACGTGTTGCGGCCGGTGACTACAGCCAGCGCCTGCCGGTTGTTCAGGATGATGACCTTGGCGCACTGGCCGCGTCGTTCAATCGGATGCAGGCGGGTTTGGCTGAGCGGCAACGCCTTCAGGGCGCATTCGGCACCTACGTCGATCCGGCTCTGGCGTCGCGCTTGCTCGAGCAGGGTGACGATGTGTTCACCGGCGAGCGCCGTGAGGTGACGGTGATGTTCGTCGACATCCGCGACTTCACGCCGTTCGCGGAGTCGAACTCGGCTGAGGACGCCGTCGCTCGCCTCAATGCCTTGTTCGACATCGTCGTGCCCGCGGTGGTCGACGAGGGCGGTCACGTGAACAAGTTCCTCGGCGACGGCGCTTTGGCGGTGTTCGGTGCGCCGAATGAGCTCGCGGACCACGCCGACGCCGCGGTGAGAGCCGCGTTGGTCATTCAGCGCCTGGTGGCCGAGCGGTTCGCGGGCGAGCTTCGGATCGGTATCGGGATCAATACCGGATTCGTGATCGCAGGCACCATCGGCGGGGGAAGCAAGCTCGAATTCACTTTGATTGGTGACACCGTCAACGTCGCCGCTCGCGTCGAGCAACTCACCAAGACCACCGGCGATACCATCCTGCTCACGCAACAGACAGTCGACGCGCTGGCGGCTCGACCGGCCGGACTTGTCGATCGCGGAGCCCATGCGCTGAAGGGAAAAGCGGCAGCGGCACAGATATTCGGCCTCGACGATGCGGCTATTCGCGCGGATGACCGATAG
- a CDS encoding LLM class flavin-dependent oxidoreductase — MFRPRLDPARLASTAQAADAAGLDELWLWEDCFLAGGISAAAIALANSNNLKVGVGVLPVPMRSVAMTAMEIATLDRAYPGRLRVGLGHGVQDWMAQIGEKVASPMTLLREYVTVLSALLRGERVTYDGRYVKLTDVGLDWPPETDIDLLIGAERPRTLELSGEIASGTVITGGTSPDGLREALQHVASGRAKSDAPQGHSTVLYLICATGPDAAQQARDEVAFWELDPSEDRAVYGSSADIAAAAHRWIDAGADSIVFQPRPDADIEQFVDVIGRQVRPLITATP, encoded by the coding sequence GTGTTTCGTCCACGACTCGACCCGGCGCGCCTCGCCAGTACGGCGCAGGCCGCCGACGCCGCCGGCCTCGACGAACTGTGGCTGTGGGAGGACTGTTTCCTTGCCGGCGGGATCTCCGCCGCAGCTATCGCACTGGCAAACAGCAACAACCTCAAGGTCGGCGTCGGCGTGCTGCCCGTGCCGATGCGCAGCGTCGCAATGACGGCGATGGAGATCGCCACCCTTGACCGCGCCTACCCCGGCCGTCTCCGGGTCGGCCTGGGCCACGGGGTTCAGGACTGGATGGCGCAGATCGGCGAGAAGGTCGCATCACCGATGACGCTGCTGCGCGAATACGTGACGGTCCTCTCCGCGCTGCTGCGCGGTGAGCGCGTCACCTACGACGGCCGCTACGTGAAGCTCACCGACGTCGGCCTCGACTGGCCACCTGAAACGGATATCGACCTGCTGATCGGCGCCGAACGACCGCGGACACTGGAACTCAGCGGCGAAATCGCCTCGGGCACGGTGATCACCGGCGGCACCTCGCCGGACGGTCTTCGTGAGGCGCTGCAACACGTCGCCTCCGGCCGCGCCAAAAGTGATGCTCCGCAGGGGCATTCGACCGTCCTGTATCTGATCTGCGCTACCGGACCGGACGCCGCGCAGCAGGCGCGCGACGAGGTGGCGTTTTGGGAATTGGACCCCTCCGAGGACCGCGCTGTCTACGGGTCATCGGCGGACATCGCCGCAGCGGCGCATCGGTGGATCGATGCGGGCGCCGACTCGATCGTATTTCAACCGCGCCCCGACGCCGACATCGAACAGTTCGTCGACGTGATCGGCCGACAGGTCCGGCCGCTGATCACAGCTACACCGTGA
- a CDS encoding bifunctional 3-phenylpropionate/cinnamic acid dioxygenase ferredoxin subunit, with protein sequence MLEVCPLSELPPGGAVRVDAEPPITVFHTEDGEVFAIDDTCSHQDASLADGWLEGCEVECPLHASRFNLRTGAVDAPPAKLPVRTHAVAVDDGMIRVELSDEKPNLPPDIRARLSQGRS encoded by the coding sequence TTGCTCGAAGTCTGTCCGCTCTCCGAGTTGCCGCCGGGTGGGGCGGTTCGCGTCGACGCCGAGCCGCCTATCACCGTGTTCCACACCGAGGACGGCGAGGTGTTCGCCATCGACGACACCTGCTCTCACCAGGACGCGTCACTGGCCGACGGCTGGCTCGAGGGTTGCGAGGTGGAGTGCCCGCTTCACGCGTCGCGCTTCAATCTGCGCACCGGCGCCGTCGACGCTCCTCCTGCCAAGCTGCCCGTCCGCACCCACGCGGTCGCCGTCGATGACGGCATGATCCGTGTCGAGCTGAGCGACGAGAAGCCGAACCTTCCGCCCGACATCCGCGCGCGTCTTTCGCAGGGGCGGTCGTGA